Proteins co-encoded in one Theileria equi strain WA chromosome 3, complete sequence genomic window:
- a CDS encoding adenosine/AMP deaminase domain-containing protein (encoded by transcript BEWA_011680A), giving the protein MTAYYDVTPRSFNLPKVELHTHLDGDVRSETILHFAKKRGIKLPADTVEEVRDLVTFVKTPNVPLDFSKFDFVNAAVGGCREALKRIAYEFVETKFKEGVIYVEARYSPHLFANSKVTPVVSGQIPGDVTPEDALVAVLEGFKEGEEKFGIKVRSILCCILAFPYWCDEVVELCKKYRDRGVVGIDIAGGRPPQEFFFCKEEVKAFQDAFEHGIHRTVHAGEVDSAKHVEFAVDVLKAERIGHGTKIIEDMEIYKKVVGKDVHIEVCPFSNYISDSWDYSTPHPVVKFKEDGVNYSINSDDSSMFRKGLNGNYSFLAERYGFTIDEFKRTNINAAKAAFLPEDEKKELLDKLYKAYGIQ; this is encoded by the coding sequence ATGACTGCCTACTACGACGTCACTCCTAGATCTTTCAACCTCCCCAAAGTGGAGCTTCACACTCATTTGGATGGTGATGTTAGATCGGAGACTATTTTACACTTTGCGAAGAAGAGAGGAATTAAACTACCCGCTGATACAGTTGAAGAGGTTAGAGATTTGGTAACTTTCGTAAAGACACCCAATGTTCCGCTTGACTTTAGCAAGTTCGACTTTGTTAATGCAGCTGTTGGTGGTTGCAGAGAGGCACTCAAGAGGATAGCCTATGAATTTGTTGAGACAAAGTTTAAGGAAGGTGTAATCTACGTCGAAGCTCGCTATAGCCCTCACCTTTTTGCTAATTCAAAGGTGACTCCAGTTGTTTCTGGTCAAATTCCGGGGGATGTTACACCTGAAGATGCTCTTGTAGCTGTGCTTGAGGGATTTAAAGAGGGTGAAGAGAAATTCGGAATTAAGGTCAGGTCCATTCTTTGCTGCATACTTGCATTCCCATACTGGTGTGATGAGGTAGTAGAACTATGCAAGAAATATCGTGATAGAGGAGTCGTAGGAATTGATATTGCTGGAGGTCGCCCTCCTCAAGAattcttcttttgcaaGGAAGAAGTTAAAGCCTTCCAGGATGCCTTTGAACATGGTATTCACAGAACTGTTCATGCTGGCGAGGTAGATTCTGCAAAACACGTAGAATTTGCTGTTGATGTGCTTAAAGCTGAGAGGATAGGTCATGGTACCAAGATTATTGAAGATAtggaaatttataaaaaggTCGTAGGTAAGGATGTTCATATTGAAGTTTGCCCCTTCTCAAACTATATAAGTGATTCTTGGGATTATTCCACTCCTCATCCTGTTGTAAAGTTCAAGGAGGATGGAGTGAACTACTCGATAAATTCTGATGATTCGTCCATGTTCCGTAAAGGTCTAAACGGGAACTATTCCTTCTTGGCAGAGAGGTACGGTTTTACCATAGACGAATTCAAGAGGACCAATATAAATGCCGCAAAAGCTGCTTTTcttccagaggatgaaaagaaggaaCTCTTAGATAAGCTATATAAGGCCTATGGCATCCAATAG